The following proteins are co-located in the Zonotrichia albicollis isolate bZonAlb1 chromosome 1, bZonAlb1.hap1, whole genome shotgun sequence genome:
- the RALYL gene encoding RNA-binding Raly-like protein isoform X3 — protein MPLPALSACRGAPRTHAEPKLREGHPRTHGGIGAGIPCRRRAGRRATPAVRAHAVPREQSPIPRRIGGRANPGAHASEPGAAPGPPPGAPHPSPGQTPALRSAPPAAGPTPGGERHCSGGAGGQQAGGRCRAITSRCASEQVALPRRTRPPPHPARTAGCVPALGSSEGEEPSVSERGGERHLPRAAAARSGALGGGGAGRLRAERAGLGLGPRPAPPLRPPGCESARLRITWRLPEAETREERKKKRLIPSSTAILYFIVTLIFIPPFYSRSWKVFLENEVRFGFLVNGR, from the exons AtgcccctgcctgccttgtCTGCCTGCCGGGGTGCTCCCCGCACCCACGCTGAGCCGAAGCTGCGGGAGGGGCACCCCCGCACACACGGAGGAATCGGTGCTGGCATCCCGTGCAGACGGCGAGCCGGGCGGCGGGCTACCCCCGCCGTGCGCGCACACGCGGTACCCCGCGAGCAGTCCCCCATCCCCCGCAGGATCGGCGGGAGGGCTAACCCGGGCGCACACGCCTCGGAGCCCGGTGCTGCACCGGGGCCGCCGCCGGGGGCACCTCACCCCTCACCCGGGCAAACCCCggcgctccgctccgctccgcccgccgccggccccaCTCCCGGGGGCGAGCGGCATTgcagcggcggggccggagggCAACAGGCGGGCGGGCGGTGTCGGGCGATAACTTCGCGCTGCGCCTCCGAGCAAGTTGCGCTGCCGCGCAGGACGCGCCCGCCTCCGCACCCCGCCCGCACGGCCGGCTGCGTGCCCGCGCTCGGCAGCAGCGAGGGAGAGGAGCCGAGCGTGTCTGAGCGCGGGGGCGAGCGGCACCTGCCGAGGGCAGCGGCGGCGCGGAGCGGAGCGCTGGGCGGCGGCGGAGCCGGGCGGCTGCGAGCAGAGCGGGCTGGGCTCGGGCTGGgtccgcgcccggcgccgccgctgCGCCCTCCCGGCTGCGAGTCCGCCCGGCTCCGGATCACGTGGCGGTTGCCGGAGGCAGAGACtagagaggagagaaaaaaaaagcgcCTCATTCCTTCTTCCACCGCCATACTGTATTTTATAGTAACTCTCATTTTTATTCCTCCCTTTTACTCCCGCTCG TGGAAGGTTTTCCTGGAGAATGAAGTGCGGTTTGGTTTCCTTGTCAACGGAAGATGA